From Parambassis ranga chromosome 9, fParRan2.1, whole genome shotgun sequence, the proteins below share one genomic window:
- the mapkapk5 gene encoding MAP kinase-activated protein kinase 5 isoform X1: protein MSEDNNADKFIKETSILDEYNINWTQKLGAGISGPVRVCVKKSTQERLALKILIDRPKARNEVRLHMMCANHPNIVQILEVYANSVQFPHESSPRARLLIVMEMMEGGELFHRISQHRHFTEKMASQVTKQISQALEHCHSLNIAHRDLKPENLLFKDNSLDAPVKLCDFGFAKIDQGDLMTPQFTPYYVAPQVLEAQRRHQKEKSGIIPTSPTPYTYNKSCDLWSLGVIIYVMLCGYPPFYSKHHSRTIPKDMRKKIMTGSFDFPEDEWSQISEMAKDIVRKLLKVKPEERLTIEGVLAHPWLNCTEALDNVLPSAQMMMDKAVVAGIQQAHAEQLANMRIQDLNVSLKPLNSVNNPILRKRKLLGPKPSDGFFIHDPENGGEDSNVALEKLRDVIAQCILPQAGVNAALQTPLFWLSGCLEDLLFILPKGTQRTQQRNCQSAWDTDKQSLILFCSSPKIEFTCIRHRTDKMSKHCWNFE from the exons AGTTTGTGTGAAGAAGTCAACTCAGGAACGCCTGGCTTTGAAGATCCTCATTGATCGCCCCAAGGCCAGAAATGAG GTGCGTCTCCACATGATGTGTGCCAACCATCCAAACATAGTGCAAATCCTGGAGGTTTATGCAAACAGTGTCCAGTTCCCACACGAGTCCAGTCCAAG AGCGAGACTCCTGATAGTCATGGAGATGATGGAGGGAGGCGAGCTGTTCCACAGAATCAGTCAGCACAGGCACTTTACTGAAAAGATGGCCAGTCAGGTCACCAAACAG ATCAGTCAAGCGTTGGAACACTGTCACTCCCTAAATATTGCACATCGAGACCTGAAGCCAGAGAACCTGCTCTTTAAGGATAACTCTCTG GATGCACCTGTAAAGCTGTGTGATTTTGGCTTTGCCAAAATTGATCAAGGAGACTTGATGACCCCTCAGTTCACTCCTTATTACGTAGCACCTCag GTACTTGAGGCTCAAAGAAGACACCAGAAGGAAAAGTCTGGAATTATCCCTACCTCACCAACTCCTTACACCTATAACAAG agctgtgACTTGTGGTCCCTTGGTGTGATTATCTACGTGATGCTGTGCGGCTATCCTCCATTCTACTCCAAGCATCACAGTCGCACCATCCCAAAGGACATGAGGAAGAAGATAATGACTGGCAGCTTCGACTTCCCTGAAGATGAGTGGAGCCAGATCTCTGAGATGGCCAAGGACATTGTACGCAA GCTGCTGAAGGTGAAACCAGAGGAGAGGCTGACTATCGAGGGAGTTTTGGCTCACCCATGGCTCAACTGCACCGAGGCCCTCGACAACGTGTTGCCCTCTGCGCAAATGATGATGGACAAG GCTGTAGTCGCAGGTATCCAACAGGCCCACGCAGAGCAGCTGGCCAACATGAGGATTCAGGACCTGAACGTCAGCCTGAAGCCTCTAAACTCTGTCAACAACCCAATCCTCAGGAAACGGAAACTACTAGG CCCCAAGCCCAGTGACGGTTTCTTCATTCATGACCCAGAGAACGGAGGGGAAGACTCCAACGTCGCACTGGAAAAATTACGAGATGTCATTGCACAGTGTATACTACCACAAGCTG GTGTAAATGCTGCATTACAAACACCTTTATTTTGGCTCAGTGGGTGTTTGGAAGATTTGCTTTTCATTTTGCCAAAaggcacacagaggacacaacaAAGAAACTGCCAGTCTGCATGGGACACAGATAAGCAGTCACTAATATTATTCTGCTCTTCCCCCAAAATTGAGTTTACTTGTATAAGACACAGAACAGATAAAATGAGTAAACATTGCTGGAATTTTGAATGA
- the mapkapk5 gene encoding MAP kinase-activated protein kinase 5 isoform X2, translating into MSEDNNADKFIKETSILDEYNINWTQKLGAGISGPVRVCVKKSTQERLALKILIDRPKARNEVRLHMMCANHPNIVQILEVYANSVQFPHESSPRARLLIVMEMMEGGELFHRISQHRHFTEKMASQVTKQISQALEHCHSLNIAHRDLKPENLLFKDNSLDAPVKLCDFGFAKIDQGDLMTPQFTPYYVAPQVLEAQRRHQKEKSGIIPTSPTPYTYNKSCDLWSLGVIIYVMLCGYPPFYSKHHSRTIPKDMRKKIMTGSFDFPEDEWSQISEMAKDIVRKLLKVKPEERLTIEGVLAHPWLNCTEALDNVLPSAQMMMDKAVVAGIQQAHAEQLANMRIQDLNVSLKPLNSVNNPILRKRKLLGPKPSDGFFIHDPENGGEDSNVALEKLRDVIAQCILPQAGENEDEKLNEVMYEAWRFNRDCKLLRDGLQGLSWDGRAFSDKVDRLKLAEIVKQAIEEKTNLQESH; encoded by the exons AGTTTGTGTGAAGAAGTCAACTCAGGAACGCCTGGCTTTGAAGATCCTCATTGATCGCCCCAAGGCCAGAAATGAG GTGCGTCTCCACATGATGTGTGCCAACCATCCAAACATAGTGCAAATCCTGGAGGTTTATGCAAACAGTGTCCAGTTCCCACACGAGTCCAGTCCAAG AGCGAGACTCCTGATAGTCATGGAGATGATGGAGGGAGGCGAGCTGTTCCACAGAATCAGTCAGCACAGGCACTTTACTGAAAAGATGGCCAGTCAGGTCACCAAACAG ATCAGTCAAGCGTTGGAACACTGTCACTCCCTAAATATTGCACATCGAGACCTGAAGCCAGAGAACCTGCTCTTTAAGGATAACTCTCTG GATGCACCTGTAAAGCTGTGTGATTTTGGCTTTGCCAAAATTGATCAAGGAGACTTGATGACCCCTCAGTTCACTCCTTATTACGTAGCACCTCag GTACTTGAGGCTCAAAGAAGACACCAGAAGGAAAAGTCTGGAATTATCCCTACCTCACCAACTCCTTACACCTATAACAAG agctgtgACTTGTGGTCCCTTGGTGTGATTATCTACGTGATGCTGTGCGGCTATCCTCCATTCTACTCCAAGCATCACAGTCGCACCATCCCAAAGGACATGAGGAAGAAGATAATGACTGGCAGCTTCGACTTCCCTGAAGATGAGTGGAGCCAGATCTCTGAGATGGCCAAGGACATTGTACGCAA GCTGCTGAAGGTGAAACCAGAGGAGAGGCTGACTATCGAGGGAGTTTTGGCTCACCCATGGCTCAACTGCACCGAGGCCCTCGACAACGTGTTGCCCTCTGCGCAAATGATGATGGACAAG GCTGTAGTCGCAGGTATCCAACAGGCCCACGCAGAGCAGCTGGCCAACATGAGGATTCAGGACCTGAACGTCAGCCTGAAGCCTCTAAACTCTGTCAACAACCCAATCCTCAGGAAACGGAAACTACTAGG CCCCAAGCCCAGTGACGGTTTCTTCATTCATGACCCAGAGAACGGAGGGGAAGACTCCAACGTCGCACTGGAAAAATTACGAGATGTCATTGCACAGTGTATACTACCACAAGCTG GAGAGAATGAGGATGAGAAGCTGAATGAGGTGATGTATGAAGCCTGGAGGTTCAACAGAGACTGTAAGCTCCTGAGAGATGGCCTGCAGGGGCTCAGCTGGGATG GACGCGCCTTCTCTGATAAAGTCGACCGCTTGAAGTTGGCTGAAATAGTGAAACAGGCGATTGAAGAGAAGACGAATCTCCAAGAATCTCATTAG